A window from Seriola aureovittata isolate HTS-2021-v1 ecotype China chromosome 14, ASM2101889v1, whole genome shotgun sequence encodes these proteins:
- the pprc1 gene encoding peroxisome proliferator-activated receptor gamma coactivator-related protein 1, translated as MAARWGAGEETLTACNMDFFPMDTLDETAVLSSGETLEALQSCLDPSILSIFEDTPTIETKGLDEESEATLLTALTEILDNVDDENLSPFDTLPDSDLLSGQKGREHSPLRRLLCLSRSPPDKDSLCSARPISTGKSLPRIHADSLQRSDGEEEDDGSLTLSPVRLNSSLDSALLDWEGPTLPLSVTFEQEGEDGVSVSLGDLVRHMHPYCMAICVENDDGEQMLPEGGILLEVVDQGENGEPILAIPNMDLPVSLPLEEQSSENEQKLADEAEEAASDSSEHIVVDDEDVTVGKAPVKVTARPDVKDEMIIKRQKEDIREKSSSSRKKKKKIKEHCQPEPVEGRVLRSGTLRKTVQEAPIQLEKMSVKEKKKHKIPKVPVALTPASSSVKPKKLNPCQTETQTEITTTTLLPEMKVQVATCVSPRQDTALLKDAPEESRCSSSPTAVSSQQPNETPKQPGPAPEKLQDTSAAPPAVLALLSSESPAAAPSPVTPQTTPPVCEALPPVATAVPEPKPKSLSLAEYRRLRQQKKPAPVEKQDDNSTKWPCLPELPKELPPIPCLPDPSPKDARRPNPQAAKKEVEEVKPAWQPRGPAAPPTPEALLVPPAYMVASSSKVSAATPVAKPQQTPEPSKPSLPEKPSVPVANSVKDLPTNQHATAQPAVPCVPLSSESPASLKHATQFMSSADRKCSPVLSGGKGGIDEKPQSQPLSLKSVELIKPCPTTTTESIKPTAATASASSAPQKTTVVSQKVPEVTAVTTLNSPIAADNKASKPTAGGTQQCSYSAAQPSVSQSLKAEPVVLETKENSTTAVKPQRAKNPTQELIEAFTSEIGIEAADLTSLLEQFEETQAKEEQCVPEVSGRAAAVGNSSFELAPEKTVVERVRANDLSSTAALTPPATPPHQVWKPLAPVALLGKSKAAEASKSSPSKVIQIEARPLPTVKSRSKPTPAATTVDPDLACMDHDYCIPNKGTSTGEPGKRWNVKQQSFITIKPIKQPATATTQTPAALASSVPSTTNLAVTTKTHSFPQTEPLDHRTDEMEGSSVLETPDASPAREETDSTVKESHRRGPFGRAYRQRAASRTPTPGSSPKERTGGRSRKRRSHRSPSPMSSSSESDSHSSRSRSRSRPPSKKRYRPRHSESSSSSSSRSSSRSSPSVSCSPPRRRRYSYSSSRSGSWSRSRSRSQSPRRQAQWSRSSRLYSPSYRPGYAHSEKMDVQEVKRRKEKAIEERRVVYVGRIRGTMTQKELKERFTLFGEIEDCTLHFRDHGDNYGFVTYYDTKDAFRAIENGSKLRKPDELPFDLCFGGRRQFCQTGYSDLDSSREYDTLPGKGKFQALDFDTLLKQAQQNMKR; from the exons ATGGCGGCGCGGTGGGGAGCAGGCGAGGAGACTTTAACTGCGTGCAATATGGATTTTTTCCCTATGGATACACTAGACGAG ACTGCTGTGCTGAGCTCTGGAGAAACTCTGGAAGCTCTTCAAAGCTGCTTAGACCCCTCCATCCTTTCTATATTTGAGGACACACCGACAATAGAG acTAAAGGACTGGATGAGGAGAGCGAAGCCACGCTGCTAACCGCCCTGACGGAGATCCTGGACAATGTAGATGATGAGAACCTGTCCCCGTTTGACACACTGCCTGACTCAGACCTGCTGTCAGGTCAGAAGGGCAGGGAACACTCTCCG CTCCGGAGATTGCTGTGTCTGTCTCGTTCCCCTCCCGACAAAGACTCACTATGCAGTGCAAGACCCATATCAACTGGAAAG AGCCTCCCCAGGATACATGCAGATTCTCTCCAGAggagtgatggagaggaagaagacgaTGGCTCTCTCACTCTGAGCCCAGTGAGACTCAATTCATCTCTTGACAGTGCCCTTTTAGACTGGGAAGGTCCGACCCTCCCGCTCTCTGTCACCTTTGAGCAGGAGGGTGAAGATGGCGTTTCGGTTAGCCTGGGGGACTTGGTCAGGCATATGCACCCGTATTGTATGGCCATTTGTGTAGAGAACGACGATGGGGAACAGATGTTGCCCGAAGGAGGGATCCTCCTCGAGGTCGTGGACCAGGGGGAGAATGGAGAACCCATCCTTGCCATCCCAAACATGGATCTCCCGGTCTCTCTGCCGCTCGAAGAGCAGTCTTCAGAGAATGAGCAGAAACTTGCAGATGAAGCAGAAGAGGCGGCCTCTGACAGCTCGGAGCATATAGTCgttgatgatgaagatgtaACAGTCGGCAAGGCTCCAGTGAAAGTTACAGCACGTCCAGATGTGAAAGATGAGATGATcataaagagacagaaggaagatATTAGAGAAAAAAGCTCCTCCtcgaggaaaaagaaaaagaaaatcaaagaacaCTGCCAACCTGAACCTGTGGAGGGAAGGGTCCTTAGGAGCGGTACACTAAGAAAGACGGTACAGGAAGCACCCATACAGCTTGAAAAAATGtcagtcaaagaaaagaaaaaacacaaaatcccAAAGGTTCCTGTTGCCCTCACTCcagcttcttcctctgtgaAGCCTAAGAAGTTAAATCCATGCCAAAccgaaacacaaacagaaatcacCACTACAACACTATTGCCTGAAATGAAAGTGCAAGTTGCCACTTGTGTGTCACCCAGACAGGACACTGCTCTGTTAAAAGATGCCCCGGAGGAGAGTCGGTGCAGCAGTTCACCCACAGCAGTGAGCTCCCAACAGCCCAATGAAACTCCTAAACAGCCGGGCCCAGCCCCCGAGAAGCTTCAAGACACATCAGCAGCTCCCCCTGCTGTCCTTGCCCTGCTGTCTTCAGAGAGCCCTGCAGCTGCTCCTAGTCCCGTAACACCCCAGACGACACCACCTGTTTGTGAGGCCCTCCCTCCTGTGGCCACTGCAGTCCCAGAGCCGAAACCCAAATCCCTCAGTCTAGCGGAGTACCGGCGGCTCCGGCAGCAGAAAAAGCCAGCGCCGGTGGAAAAGCAAGACGACAACAGCACCAAGTGGCCCTGCCTGCCAGAGCTTCCTAAAGAGCTTCCCCCAATTCCCTGCCTGCCTGACCCCAGCCCCAAGGATGCTCGACGCCCCAACCCCCAGGCGGCGAAGAAGGAAGTGGAAGAGGTCAAACCTGCCTGGCAGCCAAGGGGACCGGCTGCGCCACCCACCCCTGAGGCTCTGCTGGTGCCACCAGCCTACATGGTTGCTTCATCCAGCAAGGTTTCCGCTGCTACTCCTGTTGCTAAACCCCAGCAAACACCTGAACCTTCCAAACCTTCTCTACCTGAAAAACCCTCAGTTCCTGTCGCTAATTCAGTGAAGGACTTGCCCACAAATCAACATGCCACTGCTCAACCTGCAGTACCTTGTGTGCCTCTGAGCTCTGAGTCTCCAGCTTCTTTAAAACATGCCACTCAGTTCATGTCGTCAGCAGATCGGAAATGTTCTCCCGTGCTTTCAGGAGGAAAGGGTGGAATCGATGAAAAGCCCCAATCTCAGCCTTTATCTCTAAAATCTGTGGAGCTGATTAAACCCTGTCCTACAACCACTACAGAGTCAATCAAACCCACCGCTGCTACTGCGTCTGCCTCCAGTGCCCCACAGAAGACCACTGTTGTTTCCCAAAAGGTGCCTGAGGTCACTGCTGTGACCACGTTAAATAGCCCCATCGCAGCTGATAACAAGGCCTCCAAGCCCACAGCCGGTGGTACCCAGCAGTGTTCCTATTCAGCTGCTCAGCCCTCAGTCTCCCAGAGTCTGAAAGCAGAACCTGTTGTGCTTGAAACTAAAGAGAACTCCACTACAGCAGTGAAGCCCCAAAGGGCAAAGAACCCCACACAGGAGCTGATTGAGGCCTTTACCAGTGAGATCG GTATTGAAGCTGCTGATCTGACCAGCTTGCTGGAGCAGTTTGAGGAAACCCAAG CCAAAGAGGAACAATGTGTGCCGGAGGTCTCTGGTAGAGCAGCAGCTGTAGGAAACTCGAG TTTTGAGTTGGCTCCAGAGAAAACAGTTGTGGAACGTGTGAGAGCTAATGACCTCTCAAGTACGGCAG ctctgactCCTCCAGCTACTCCTCCCCACCAGGTGTGGAAACCTCTGGCCCCTGTGGCCCTGCTGGGGAAGAGCAAGGCCGCTGAGGCCTCCAAGTCGAGCCCCTCCAAGGTTATCCAGATAGAGGCTCGCCCACTGCCCACAGTGAAGTCCCGCAGTAAACCCACTCCTGCCGCCACCACTGTAGACCCCGACTTGGCATGCATGGACCATGACTATTGCATCCCCAACAAAGGCACTTCCACTGGAGAGCCAGGCAAGCGCTGGAATGTCAAACAGCAATCTTTTATCACTATTAAACCCATCAAGCAACCCgctacagccaccacacagaCACCAGCTGCGCTGGCATCGTCTGTCCCGTCTACCACAAACCTTGCCGTTacaaccaaaacacacagttttccaCAGACAGAGCCCCTGGATCACAGGACAGATGAGATGGAGGGAAGCTCTGTACTGGAAACTCCTGATGCTTCTCCTGCACGAGAGGAGACCGATTCCACTGTTAAAGAGAGCCACAGGAGAGGGCCTTTTGGGAGGGCCTACCGTCAGCGTGCTGCCTCTCGCACACCCACCCCCGGATCTAGCCCCAAAGAAAGGACTGGAGGCCGATCTAGAAAGAGAAGATCCCACCGTTCTCCCAGCCCTatgtccagcagctcagagtcAGACTCTCATTCCTCTAGATCTCGGTCAAGATCACGCCCTCCATCTAAGAAAAG GTATCGCCCCCGTCACTCTGAGAGCAGTTCCAGCTCCTCATCCCGCTCCTCATCTCggtcctctccctctgtgtcctgcTCCCCtcccaggaggaggaggtattCATATTCCTCCTCTCGTTCTGGCTCGTGGAGTCGCTCCAGGTCACGATCTCAATCCCCTCGGAGACAAGCACAGTGGAGCAGAAGCAGTAGATTGTACAG TCCCTCATATAGACCTGGCTATGCTCACAGTGAAAAGATGGATGTGCAAGAGGTGAAGAGACGCAAGGAAAAAGCCATT GAGGAGCGCCGGGTTGTTTACGTTGGTCGAATTCGGGGTACGATGACCCAAAAAGAACTTAAAGAGCGCTTCACTTTATTTGGCGAGATTGAGGACTGCACCCTGCACTTTAGAGACCACGG GGACAACTATGGCTTTGTGACCTATTACGACACCAAGGATGCTTTCAGGGCCATTGAAAATGGAAGCAAGCTGCGCAAGCCTGATGAGCTGCCATTTGATCTCTGTTTTGGTGGACGGAGACAGTTCTGCCAGACCGGCTATTCTGACCTGG